The following coding sequences lie in one Mycteria americana isolate JAX WOST 10 ecotype Jacksonville Zoo and Gardens chromosome 15, USCA_MyAme_1.0, whole genome shotgun sequence genomic window:
- the ANKFY1 gene encoding rabankyrin-5 isoform X2, with amino-acid sequence MAEEEVAKLEKHLMLLRQEYVKLQKKLADTERRCNLLAAQANQDNASDTFISRLLAIVAELYQQEQYSDLKIKVGDKHISAHKFVLAARSDTWSLANLASTEELDLSDADPEVTMAMLRWIYTDELELREDDIFLTELMKLANKFQLQLLRERCEKGVMSLVNVRNCIRFYQTAEELNAGTLLNYCAEIIASHWDDLRKEDFSSMSAQLLYKMFKSKTEYPLHKAIKVEREDVVFLYLIEMDSQLPGKLNELDHNGDLALDLALAQRLESIATTLVNYKADVDRADKRGWSLLHKAIQRGDKFAANFLIKNGARVNAATLGDQETPLHLVASYSPKKHLPDVMAEMAQIAESLLQAGANPNMQDNKGRTPLHVSIVVRNEPVFSQLLQCKQLDLELKDHEGSTALWLAVQYITVSSDQSVNPFEDAPVVNGTSFDENSFAARLIQRGSNTDAPDTVTGNCLLQRAAGAGNEAASLFLATHGAKVNHQNKWGETPLHTACRHGLANLTAELLQQGANPNIQTAEAVLGQKDASSPTAENVYLQTPLHMAIAYNHPDVVSVILEQKANALHATNNLQIIPDFSLKDSRDQTVLGLALWTGMHTIAAQLLGSGASINDTMSDGQTLLHTAIQRQDSKSALFLLEHQADINVRTQDGETALQLAIKNQLPLVVDAICTRGADMSVPDEKGNPPLWLALENNLEDIASTLVRHGCDSTCWGSGPSGCLQTLLHRAIDENSEQIACFLIRSGCDVNSPRKPGPNGEGEEEAHDGQTPLHLAACWGLEEVIQCLLEFGANVNAQDAEGRTPIHVAISNQHNVIIQLMISHPDIKLNVRDRQGMTPFACAMTYKNNKAAEAILKREPGAAEQVDNKGRNFLHVAVQNSDIESVLFLISVQANVNSRVQDASKLTPLHLAVQAGSEIIVRNLLLAGAQVNELTKHRQTALHLAAQQDLPTICSVLLENGVDFAAVDENGNNALHLAVMHGRLNNIRVLLTECNVDAEAFNIRGQSPMHILGQYGKDNAAAICDLFLECMPEYPLDKPDAEGNTVLLLAYMKGNANLCRAIVRAGARLGVNNNQGVNIFNYQVATKQLLFRLLDMLTKEPPWCDGSNCYECTAKFGVTTRKHHCRHCGRLLCHKCSTKEIPIIKFDLNKPVRVCNICFDVLTLGGVS; translated from the exons ATGCTGACCCAGAGGTAACCATGGCAATGCTGCGGTGGATCTACACAGATGAACTTGAGCTAAGAGAAGATGATATCTTCTTGACAGAGCTCATGAAACTAGCTAATAaatttcagctccagctgcttaGGGAAAG ATGTGAAAAAGGAGTTATGTCACTAGTTAATGTCAGGAACTGCATTCGTTTCTATCAGACTGCTGAGGAGCTGAATGCTGGCACTCTTCTGAACTATTGTGCTGAGATAATTGCTAGTCACTGG GATGACTTGCGTAAAGAAGACTTCAGTAGCATGAGTGCTCAGTTATTGTATAAAATGTTCAAGTCAAAGACAGAATATCCTTTGCATAAGGCTATTAAAGTTGAGAGAGAAGATGTGGTCTTTTTGTATCTTATTGAAATGGATTCACAG CTTCCTGGGAAGCTCAATGAATTGGATCACAATGGAGACCTTGCTTTGGATCTAGCCCTCGCCCAAAGACTGGAGAGTATTGCAACTACACTGGTCAACTACAAGGCTGATGTTGATAGAGCAGACAAGAGAGGCTGGAGTCTATTACATAAAGCCATCCAAAGAG GAGATAAATTTGCTGCAAACTTTCTCATTAAGAACGGTGCCCGTGTGAATGCTGCTACACTGGGAGATCAGGAGACTCCTCTGCACCTTGTGGCATCGTACAGCCCCAAGAAGCATTTGCCAGATGTCATGGCAGAGATGGCACAGATAGCAGAGTCCCTCTTACAGGCAGGAGCCAATCCAAATATGCAAGACAACAAAGGAAG GACCCCATTACATGTGTCAATTGTGGTCAGGAATGAACCTGTATTCAGTCAGCTTCTCCAGTGCAAACA ACTAGACTTGGAGCTGAAGGATCATGAAGGAAGCACAGCTCTGTGGCTTGCTGTTCAGTATATCACTGTATCGTCTGATCAGTCTGTAAACCCTTTTGAGGATGCTCCTGTTGTAAATGGAACCTCATTTGACGAGAACAGTTTTGCAGCAAGGCTGATCCAACGAGGCAGCAATACAGATGCTCCAGACACAGTAACAG GAAACTGCTTGCTTCAGAGGGCAGCTGGTGCAGGAAATGAGGCAGCTTCTCTCTTCCTAGCAACTCATGGAGCAAAAGTCAACCAccaaaacaaatgg GGAGAAACACCACTGCATACAGCCTGTAGGCACGGCCTAGCAAACCTGACAGCAGAACTCCTACAACAAGGAGCCAATCCGAACATCCAGACAGCAGAAGCAGTGCTTGGTCAGAAGGATGCATCTTCTCCAACAGCAGAGAATGTCTATCTGCAAACTCCCCTTCACATGGCTATTGCTTACAATCACCCAGATGTGGTGTCAGTCATCCTGGAACAAAAAG CTAATGCTCTTCATGCTACCAACAACTTGCAAATTATTCCTGACTTTAGTCTAAAGGACTCGAGAGACCAGACTGTGCTGGGATTGGCTCTTTGGACAG GGATGCACACAATAGCAGCTCAGCTGCTTGGATCTGGGGCGTCCATCAATGACACAATGTCAGACGGACAGACTCTACTACATACAGCAATACAGAGACAAGACAGTAAGAGTGCACTCTTTCTGCTGGAACATCAGGCAGATATAAATGTCAG AACACAGGATGGAGAGACTGCCTTGCAGCTGGCTATAAAAAACCAGCTCCCTCTTGTGGTTGATGCTATTTGTACGAGGGGAGCAGACATGTCTGTGCCAGATGAGAAAGGAAATCCTCCTTTATGGCTTGCCTTAGAAAATAACCTGGAAGATATTGCATCAACTCTG GTTAGACATGGCTGTGATTCAACCTGTTGGGGGTCAGGACCAAGTGGCTGCTTACAAACTCTTCTTCATAGAGCTATTGATGAAAACAGTGAACAAATAGCATGCTTTCTTATTCGCAG TGGTTGTGATGTGAATAGTCCCAGAAAGCCAGGCCCaaatggagaaggagaagaggaagctcATGATGGACAGACACCCCTACACTTGGCAGCCTGCTGGGGACTAGAAGAGGTGATCCAGTGCCTTTTGGAGTTTGGTGCCAATGTCAATGCTCAG GATGCAGAAGGAAGAACTCCAATCCATGTTGCCATTAGCAACCAACATAATGTTATCATTCAGCTTATGATTTCACATCCAGATATTAAGCTAAATGTACGTGACAGGCAAGGAATGACTCCCTTTGCGTGTGCTATGACgtataaaaataacaaagcagcTGAAGCAATTTTGAAGAGGGAACCAGGAGCTGCTGAACAG GTTGATAATAAAGGTCGGAATTTCCTACATGTAGCTGTTCAGAACTCGGACATTGAGAGCGTGCTGTTCCTGATAAGTGTACAGGCTAATGTAAACTCTCGGGTCCAGGATGCCTCCAAACTAACACCTCTCCACCTGGCTGTACAAGCTGGCTCAGAGATCATTGTGCGTAATCTG CTGCTTGCAGGTGCCCAGGTGAATGAACTGACTAAGCATCGTCAGACTGCTCTTCACTTAGCAGCCCAGCAAGATTTGCCCACAATTTGTTCAGTCCTTCTGGAGAATGGAGTAGACTTTGCAGCTGtagatgaaaatggaaataatg ctctTCATCTGGCAGTGATGCATGGCCGCCTAAACAATATCCGGGTCCTCCTCACAGAGTGCAATGTAGATGCAGAAGCCTTTAATATTAG aggccAGTCACCAATGCATATTTTGGGACAATATGGGAAAGATAATGCAGCAGCCATCTGTGACCTCTTCTTGGAGTGTATGCCAGAATACCCTCTAGACAAACCTGATGCTGAAGGAAACACAG TCCTCCTGTTGGCTTACATGAAGGGAAATGCTAACTTGTGTCGTGCAATAGTGAGAGCTGGGGCTCGTCTTGGAGTTAACAATAATCAAGGAGTCAATATCTTCAACTACCAAGTTGCTACAAAACAGCTTCTCTTTAGACTGCTGG ATATGCTGACAAAAGAACCTCCCTGGTGTGATGGCTCCAACTGCTATGAATGCACTGCCAAATTTGGAGTCACGACAAGAAAGCATCACTG CCGACACTGTGGACGCCTGCTCTGCCATAAGTGCTCAACAAAGGAGATTCCTATCATAAAATTTGACCTGAACAAGCCAGTTCGAGTTTGCAACATCTGCTTTGATGTCCTGACTCTGGGAGGAGTCTCCTAG
- the CYB5D2 gene encoding neuferricin isoform X2: protein MRRGAAAAAALLCLGAACLLGRGFDPRAWLLPSRGRLLSPVELARYRGAAGEPGLYLAVLGRVFDVERGRRHYGPGGAYSGLAGKLVGRFYDENGAPTEALRQAEAAIEEALKFQAESEQRKQQFPPCNSEWSSAGGSRFWCSRQSGGVNRDWTGVPRKLYRPGSKGSHCVCVRTTGPLWGQPDSTEHSDRGDLDNPHLEEYDGCHPLAEQCVLKV, encoded by the exons ATGCGGcggggtgcggcggcggcggcggcgctgctgtGCCTGGGGGCCGCCTGCCTGCTGGGCCGCGGGTTCGATCCCCGCGCCTGGCTGCTGCCGTCCCGCGGCCGCCTGCTGAGCCCCGTCGAGCTGGCCCGGTACCGCGGGGCAGCGGGCGAGCCCGGCCTCTACCTCGCCGTGCTGGGCCGCGTCTTCGACGTGGAGCGCGGCCGCAGGCACTACGGCCCCGGCGGCGCCTACAGCGGCCTCGCAG GGAAGCTGGTGGGCAGATTCTATGATGAAAATGGGGCACCGACAGAAGCCTTAAGGCAGGCTGAGGCTGCGATTGAGGAAGCTCTGAAGTTCCAAGCAGAAAGtgagcagaggaagcagcagtttCCACCCTGCAACTCTGAATGGAGCTCTGCTGGGGGCAGCCGATTCTGGTGCTCCAGACAGAG TGGGGGAGTGAACAGAGACTGGACTGGAGTCCCTCGGAAGCTGTACCGACCTGGTTCGAAGGGGAGTCACTGCGTGTGCGTGAGGACTACTGGTCCCCTGTGGGGCCAGCCGGACTCCACCGAGCACAGCGACAGAGGCGATCTGGATAACCCTCACCTGGAGGAATATGACGGCTGCCATCCGCTGGCTGAGCAGTGTGTTCTAAAGGTGTGA
- the CYB5D2 gene encoding neuferricin isoform X1 gives MRRGAAAAAALLCLGAACLLGRGFDPRAWLLPSRGRLLSPVELARYRGAAGEPGLYLAVLGRVFDVERGRRHYGPGGAYSGLAGRDATRAFATGDFTQAGLVDDVSALSPGELLAVQSWLAFYGDNYDPVGKLVGRFYDENGAPTEALRQAEAAIEEALKFQAESEQRKQQFPPCNSEWSSAGGSRFWCSRQSGGVNRDWTGVPRKLYRPGSKGSHCVCVRTTGPLWGQPDSTEHSDRGDLDNPHLEEYDGCHPLAEQCVLKV, from the exons ATGCGGcggggtgcggcggcggcggcggcgctgctgtGCCTGGGGGCCGCCTGCCTGCTGGGCCGCGGGTTCGATCCCCGCGCCTGGCTGCTGCCGTCCCGCGGCCGCCTGCTGAGCCCCGTCGAGCTGGCCCGGTACCGCGGGGCAGCGGGCGAGCCCGGCCTCTACCTCGCCGTGCTGGGCCGCGTCTTCGACGTGGAGCGCGGCCGCAGGCACTACGGCCCCGGCGGCGCCTACAGCGGCCTCGCAG GGAGAGATGCCACCAGGGCGTTTGCCACCGGCGACTTCACCCAGGCGGGGCTGGTGGACGACGTCTCGGCGCTGTCGCCGGGCGAGCTGCTCGCCGTCCAGAGCTGGCTCGCCTTCTACGGCGACAACTACGATCCCGTGG GGAAGCTGGTGGGCAGATTCTATGATGAAAATGGGGCACCGACAGAAGCCTTAAGGCAGGCTGAGGCTGCGATTGAGGAAGCTCTGAAGTTCCAAGCAGAAAGtgagcagaggaagcagcagtttCCACCCTGCAACTCTGAATGGAGCTCTGCTGGGGGCAGCCGATTCTGGTGCTCCAGACAGAG TGGGGGAGTGAACAGAGACTGGACTGGAGTCCCTCGGAAGCTGTACCGACCTGGTTCGAAGGGGAGTCACTGCGTGTGCGTGAGGACTACTGGTCCCCTGTGGGGCCAGCCGGACTCCACCGAGCACAGCGACAGAGGCGATCTGGATAACCCTCACCTGGAGGAATATGACGGCTGCCATCCGCTGGCTGAGCAGTGTGTTCTAAAGGTGTGA
- the ANKFY1 gene encoding rabankyrin-5 isoform X1 gives MAEATLCASAEEVAKLEKHLMLLRQEYVKLQKKLADTERRCNLLAAQANQDNASDTFISRLLAIVAELYQQEQYSDLKIKVGDKHISAHKFVLAARSDTWSLANLASTEELDLSDADPEVTMAMLRWIYTDELELREDDIFLTELMKLANKFQLQLLRERCEKGVMSLVNVRNCIRFYQTAEELNAGTLLNYCAEIIASHWDDLRKEDFSSMSAQLLYKMFKSKTEYPLHKAIKVEREDVVFLYLIEMDSQLPGKLNELDHNGDLALDLALAQRLESIATTLVNYKADVDRADKRGWSLLHKAIQRGDKFAANFLIKNGARVNAATLGDQETPLHLVASYSPKKHLPDVMAEMAQIAESLLQAGANPNMQDNKGRTPLHVSIVVRNEPVFSQLLQCKQLDLELKDHEGSTALWLAVQYITVSSDQSVNPFEDAPVVNGTSFDENSFAARLIQRGSNTDAPDTVTGNCLLQRAAGAGNEAASLFLATHGAKVNHQNKWGETPLHTACRHGLANLTAELLQQGANPNIQTAEAVLGQKDASSPTAENVYLQTPLHMAIAYNHPDVVSVILEQKANALHATNNLQIIPDFSLKDSRDQTVLGLALWTGMHTIAAQLLGSGASINDTMSDGQTLLHTAIQRQDSKSALFLLEHQADINVRTQDGETALQLAIKNQLPLVVDAICTRGADMSVPDEKGNPPLWLALENNLEDIASTLVRHGCDSTCWGSGPSGCLQTLLHRAIDENSEQIACFLIRSGCDVNSPRKPGPNGEGEEEAHDGQTPLHLAACWGLEEVIQCLLEFGANVNAQDAEGRTPIHVAISNQHNVIIQLMISHPDIKLNVRDRQGMTPFACAMTYKNNKAAEAILKREPGAAEQVDNKGRNFLHVAVQNSDIESVLFLISVQANVNSRVQDASKLTPLHLAVQAGSEIIVRNLLLAGAQVNELTKHRQTALHLAAQQDLPTICSVLLENGVDFAAVDENGNNALHLAVMHGRLNNIRVLLTECNVDAEAFNIRGQSPMHILGQYGKDNAAAICDLFLECMPEYPLDKPDAEGNTVLLLAYMKGNANLCRAIVRAGARLGVNNNQGVNIFNYQVATKQLLFRLLDMLTKEPPWCDGSNCYECTAKFGVTTRKHHCRHCGRLLCHKCSTKEIPIIKFDLNKPVRVCNICFDVLTLGGVS, from the exons ATGCTGACCCAGAGGTAACCATGGCAATGCTGCGGTGGATCTACACAGATGAACTTGAGCTAAGAGAAGATGATATCTTCTTGACAGAGCTCATGAAACTAGCTAATAaatttcagctccagctgcttaGGGAAAG ATGTGAAAAAGGAGTTATGTCACTAGTTAATGTCAGGAACTGCATTCGTTTCTATCAGACTGCTGAGGAGCTGAATGCTGGCACTCTTCTGAACTATTGTGCTGAGATAATTGCTAGTCACTGG GATGACTTGCGTAAAGAAGACTTCAGTAGCATGAGTGCTCAGTTATTGTATAAAATGTTCAAGTCAAAGACAGAATATCCTTTGCATAAGGCTATTAAAGTTGAGAGAGAAGATGTGGTCTTTTTGTATCTTATTGAAATGGATTCACAG CTTCCTGGGAAGCTCAATGAATTGGATCACAATGGAGACCTTGCTTTGGATCTAGCCCTCGCCCAAAGACTGGAGAGTATTGCAACTACACTGGTCAACTACAAGGCTGATGTTGATAGAGCAGACAAGAGAGGCTGGAGTCTATTACATAAAGCCATCCAAAGAG GAGATAAATTTGCTGCAAACTTTCTCATTAAGAACGGTGCCCGTGTGAATGCTGCTACACTGGGAGATCAGGAGACTCCTCTGCACCTTGTGGCATCGTACAGCCCCAAGAAGCATTTGCCAGATGTCATGGCAGAGATGGCACAGATAGCAGAGTCCCTCTTACAGGCAGGAGCCAATCCAAATATGCAAGACAACAAAGGAAG GACCCCATTACATGTGTCAATTGTGGTCAGGAATGAACCTGTATTCAGTCAGCTTCTCCAGTGCAAACA ACTAGACTTGGAGCTGAAGGATCATGAAGGAAGCACAGCTCTGTGGCTTGCTGTTCAGTATATCACTGTATCGTCTGATCAGTCTGTAAACCCTTTTGAGGATGCTCCTGTTGTAAATGGAACCTCATTTGACGAGAACAGTTTTGCAGCAAGGCTGATCCAACGAGGCAGCAATACAGATGCTCCAGACACAGTAACAG GAAACTGCTTGCTTCAGAGGGCAGCTGGTGCAGGAAATGAGGCAGCTTCTCTCTTCCTAGCAACTCATGGAGCAAAAGTCAACCAccaaaacaaatgg GGAGAAACACCACTGCATACAGCCTGTAGGCACGGCCTAGCAAACCTGACAGCAGAACTCCTACAACAAGGAGCCAATCCGAACATCCAGACAGCAGAAGCAGTGCTTGGTCAGAAGGATGCATCTTCTCCAACAGCAGAGAATGTCTATCTGCAAACTCCCCTTCACATGGCTATTGCTTACAATCACCCAGATGTGGTGTCAGTCATCCTGGAACAAAAAG CTAATGCTCTTCATGCTACCAACAACTTGCAAATTATTCCTGACTTTAGTCTAAAGGACTCGAGAGACCAGACTGTGCTGGGATTGGCTCTTTGGACAG GGATGCACACAATAGCAGCTCAGCTGCTTGGATCTGGGGCGTCCATCAATGACACAATGTCAGACGGACAGACTCTACTACATACAGCAATACAGAGACAAGACAGTAAGAGTGCACTCTTTCTGCTGGAACATCAGGCAGATATAAATGTCAG AACACAGGATGGAGAGACTGCCTTGCAGCTGGCTATAAAAAACCAGCTCCCTCTTGTGGTTGATGCTATTTGTACGAGGGGAGCAGACATGTCTGTGCCAGATGAGAAAGGAAATCCTCCTTTATGGCTTGCCTTAGAAAATAACCTGGAAGATATTGCATCAACTCTG GTTAGACATGGCTGTGATTCAACCTGTTGGGGGTCAGGACCAAGTGGCTGCTTACAAACTCTTCTTCATAGAGCTATTGATGAAAACAGTGAACAAATAGCATGCTTTCTTATTCGCAG TGGTTGTGATGTGAATAGTCCCAGAAAGCCAGGCCCaaatggagaaggagaagaggaagctcATGATGGACAGACACCCCTACACTTGGCAGCCTGCTGGGGACTAGAAGAGGTGATCCAGTGCCTTTTGGAGTTTGGTGCCAATGTCAATGCTCAG GATGCAGAAGGAAGAACTCCAATCCATGTTGCCATTAGCAACCAACATAATGTTATCATTCAGCTTATGATTTCACATCCAGATATTAAGCTAAATGTACGTGACAGGCAAGGAATGACTCCCTTTGCGTGTGCTATGACgtataaaaataacaaagcagcTGAAGCAATTTTGAAGAGGGAACCAGGAGCTGCTGAACAG GTTGATAATAAAGGTCGGAATTTCCTACATGTAGCTGTTCAGAACTCGGACATTGAGAGCGTGCTGTTCCTGATAAGTGTACAGGCTAATGTAAACTCTCGGGTCCAGGATGCCTCCAAACTAACACCTCTCCACCTGGCTGTACAAGCTGGCTCAGAGATCATTGTGCGTAATCTG CTGCTTGCAGGTGCCCAGGTGAATGAACTGACTAAGCATCGTCAGACTGCTCTTCACTTAGCAGCCCAGCAAGATTTGCCCACAATTTGTTCAGTCCTTCTGGAGAATGGAGTAGACTTTGCAGCTGtagatgaaaatggaaataatg ctctTCATCTGGCAGTGATGCATGGCCGCCTAAACAATATCCGGGTCCTCCTCACAGAGTGCAATGTAGATGCAGAAGCCTTTAATATTAG aggccAGTCACCAATGCATATTTTGGGACAATATGGGAAAGATAATGCAGCAGCCATCTGTGACCTCTTCTTGGAGTGTATGCCAGAATACCCTCTAGACAAACCTGATGCTGAAGGAAACACAG TCCTCCTGTTGGCTTACATGAAGGGAAATGCTAACTTGTGTCGTGCAATAGTGAGAGCTGGGGCTCGTCTTGGAGTTAACAATAATCAAGGAGTCAATATCTTCAACTACCAAGTTGCTACAAAACAGCTTCTCTTTAGACTGCTGG ATATGCTGACAAAAGAACCTCCCTGGTGTGATGGCTCCAACTGCTATGAATGCACTGCCAAATTTGGAGTCACGACAAGAAAGCATCACTG CCGACACTGTGGACGCCTGCTCTGCCATAAGTGCTCAACAAAGGAGATTCCTATCATAAAATTTGACCTGAACAAGCCAGTTCGAGTTTGCAACATCTGCTTTGATGTCCTGACTCTGGGAGGAGTCTCCTAG